One genomic region from Deltaproteobacteria bacterium encodes:
- a CDS encoding ABC transporter ATP-binding protein, protein MSVLDARGLAKNFGETRALRGIDLRVEPGEIFGLIGPDGAGKTTALRLLVGVLNADAGTANVAGFDVAREAESVREHVGYMPQQFALYGDLTVAENMRFFADMYFVPKREREERLARLYAFSRLEPFARRPAGKLSGGMQKKLALSCNMIHQPALLLLDEPTTGVDPVSRRELWEILYAFAAQGVAIVVSTPYMDEAERCHRVGLIHAGRLLVVDTPRAVIDGHAETIIERVGDENARARTILAKCAEFADVYPFGDALHIAARPGVDALGVIRETLAAAGIEPGDARRVRPTFEDVFMARIREAEHD, encoded by the coding sequence ATGAGCGTTCTCGACGCCCGGGGCCTCGCCAAAAACTTCGGCGAAACGCGCGCGCTGCGCGGCATCGACCTGCGCGTCGAGCCAGGCGAGATTTTCGGCTTGATCGGTCCCGACGGCGCGGGCAAGACCACGGCGCTGCGCCTGCTCGTGGGCGTACTCAATGCCGATGCGGGCACGGCGAACGTGGCGGGTTTCGACGTCGCGCGCGAAGCCGAGTCGGTTCGCGAGCATGTCGGCTACATGCCGCAGCAGTTCGCGCTCTACGGCGATCTGACCGTCGCGGAGAACATGCGCTTTTTCGCCGACATGTATTTCGTGCCGAAGCGCGAACGCGAGGAACGCCTCGCGCGGCTCTACGCGTTTTCGCGGCTCGAACCTTTCGCGCGGCGTCCCGCGGGCAAGCTGTCTGGCGGCATGCAAAAAAAACTCGCGCTCTCGTGCAACATGATCCACCAGCCCGCGCTGCTGCTGCTCGACGAGCCCACCACCGGCGTCGATCCCGTGAGCCGTCGCGAACTGTGGGAGATCCTCTACGCCTTCGCGGCGCAGGGCGTGGCGATCGTCGTCTCGACCCCTTACATGGACGAGGCCGAGCGCTGCCACCGGGTCGGGCTCATCCACGCGGGGCGACTGCTCGTGGTCGACACGCCGCGCGCGGTCATCGACGGCCACGCCGAGACGATCATCGAGCGCGTCGGCGACGAAAACGCGCGCGCGCGGACGATCCTCGCGAAGTGCGCGGAATTCGCCGACGTGTATCCCTTCGGCGACGCGCTGCACATCGCGGCGCGGCCGGGCGTCGACGCCCTCGGCGTGATCCGCGAAACGCTCGCGGCCGCGGGCATAGAGCCGGGCGAC
- a CDS encoding secretion protein HlyD: EERVRLVYAVKVSLENPDGELKIGMPVDVALWD, translated from the coding sequence GGAAGAGCGCGTGCGTCTCGTGTATGCCGTGAAAGTCTCGCTCGAAAATCCCGATGGGGAGCTGAAAATCGGCATGCCCGTCGACGTGGCGCTGTGGGACTGA